The Syntrophorhabdaceae bacterium region GGATAGAAGACAGGATCACCTATGAGCAGGGCATCTTTGAAAGTCTGGACGTGATAATCCTGACAGACGCCCGGCCCGTAAAAGGCAACAGAAAACTCCTTGACTCGTTCATGGAATACTTTTTCAAAAACCTTACAGAGAACAAACATGTCATGAAAGATTTTATCCAGTCTGCTGTGCTTATGCCAAGCGCCCTTACCTTTTTCGGCGGTTTCAAAACCGAAAAGGAAGGAGAAAACAAGGATAAATTAAATATTAAGCTTCTCGGCTGGGCGCCTCTTATCCTCGCAGTAAGAATGGCCGCCCTTGTGAGCGGTATCTATGAAAGAAGTACA contains the following coding sequences:
- a CDS encoding putative nucleotidyltransferase substrate binding domain-containing protein translates to IEDRITYEQGIFESLDVIILTDARPVKGNRKLLDSFMEYFFKNLTENKHVMKDFIQSAVLMPSALTFFGGFKTEKEGENKDKLNIKLLGWAPLILAVRMAALVSGIYERSTLQRIQSLREKNIIKKDMDKDLIDAYFTFVRFRIISQINHRADNTKNMNYLKPDMLGPEEQERLRKAMKAVESFQKYIQETQLFGQPF